A genomic segment from Tachypleus tridentatus isolate NWPU-2018 unplaced genomic scaffold, ASM421037v1 Hic_cluster_2, whole genome shotgun sequence encodes:
- the LOC143243151 gene encoding zinc finger MYM-type protein 1-like: MDHAFTSEDQESEVRPKPLSRKRKIQSSMEKFCGPKLPVKQGKCEKTIQQAEVQQSGSSVETVGLSTASEGIHSSVGSKASMDDSLQAELIIPSKPNQPQNFQYPKRECKQFKGSFQPSWYEEVPWLHYIEFSDTVLCHTCLLAEKEQKLNAKYKESAFLRDGFSNWKKAREKFRDHQMSQCHKMAEENEIVLPKTCSYIGEMLDMTLGEEKKESRSNMAKIIENLQFLARQGLALQGHSDEESNFIQLYHLRAKNNSKMIEWLKKKTNKYVTHDVQNEILEVMELQVLRDVASYIRNGRYFSILADECTDVANKKQLTICVRWIDDNLEPHEDFIGFYEIPTIKADTIVLAIKDAIIRMNLTLTNCRGQCYDA, translated from the coding sequence GTCAGACCAAAGCCCCtttccagaaaaagaaaaatacagtcaTCGATGGAAAAGTTCTGTGGTCCCAAGCTGCCTGTTAAACAAGGGAAATGTGAAAAAACTATACAGCAGGCAGAGGTTCAGCAAAGCGGGTCGTCAGTAGAAACTGTTGGTCTATCGACAGCTTCAGAAGGCATCCATTCTTCTGTAGGTAGCAAAGCAAGTATGGATGACAGTTTACAGGCGGAATTGATAATCCCGTCAAAACCAAATCAACCACAAAATTTCCAGTACCCCAAAAGGGAATGCAAGCAATTCAAAGGATCATTTCAGCCGTCATGGTACGAAGAAGTTCCTTGGTTACACTACATAGAGTTTTCAGATACGGTTCTTTGTCACACCTGCTTACTGGCAGAAAAAGAGCAGAAACTCAATGCAAAGTACAAGGAATCGGCTTTCCTCCGAGATGGCTTTtcaaactggaagaaggcaaGGGAAAAGTTTCGAGATCACCAAATGTCGCAGTGCCATAAAATGGCAGAAGAGAATGAAATAGTTCTTCCCAAAACATGTTCTTACATTGGCGAAATGTTGGACATGACACTGGGAGAAGAGAAGAAAGAATCTAGGAGCAACATGGCCAAAATCATCGAGAACTTACAGTTCTTGGCTAGACAGGGACTAGCTTTGCAAGGACACAGCGATGAAGAATCGAACTTCATACAACTTTATCACCTCAGAGCAAAGAACAATTCTAAAATGATTGAGTGGcttaagaagaaaaccaacaagTATGTTACACATGATGTTCAGAACGAAATATTAGAGGTAATGGAATTGCAGGTGTTGCGAGATGTGGCGTCTTATATCAGAAATGGTCGTTATTTCTCCATCCTTGCCGATGAATGCACTGACGTTGCAAACAAGAAACAGCTTACAATATGTGTTCGATGGATTGACGACAATCTGGAACCCCACGAGGACTTCATCGGATTTTATGAAATCCCCACCATAAAGGCAGATACCATCGTATTGGCCATCAAGGACGCGATAATTCGGATGAACTTGACCCTGACCAACTGTCGGGGCCAGTGCTACGATGCCTGA